Proteins encoded by one window of Sphaerochaeta sp.:
- a CDS encoding oligosaccharide flippase family protein, producing the protein MMKTEKSKILSNIFWMTFDKVFILLLNVFVTVKVANHYGATEYGVYQYAISVVAILEVLGSFIDGRVVKKQYLETDPSILVWNVTIARLMLSLISLLFGVCVLFVATPDFEFTLIFCLLLFNSIINGSQFGMINRYEYLCRSKVNVLARDIASVLGSLLQLFAVWKKLPTYVLAIIVLITTIQNLFLLFFLYHRDFGITAWGATDFVLIWDMVKESIPLGIAASCAVIYSKSDTVMIGAMLTKADVGVYSIALKLISVVQIALSPIRESVYPGLIRLYHTDKKRYEQRYIQITATLTWIFIFGAALSFYILPKLMFLMNREYEAALPIYKIYIIGSFFMYNAALRAGHFTLIHRGRILMYSQLFSVLINLILNYWLIRSKGLMGAAIATAITQALSLMFFNLFFKKDGWQVFKLQLLGMNPVYIFSKVIFKT; encoded by the coding sequence ATGATGAAGACGGAAAAATCCAAGATTCTCAGCAACATTTTCTGGATGACATTCGACAAGGTCTTCATCCTTCTTCTTAATGTCTTCGTTACCGTGAAGGTGGCCAATCATTATGGTGCGACAGAATATGGGGTATACCAATATGCAATAAGCGTTGTGGCGATTCTTGAGGTATTGGGGTCGTTTATTGATGGGCGTGTGGTAAAGAAACAATACCTGGAAACAGACCCCAGCATTTTGGTTTGGAATGTGACAATAGCGAGATTGATGCTTTCCCTCATTTCGTTGTTGTTCGGGGTTTGTGTGCTGTTTGTTGCTACACCTGATTTTGAATTTACTCTTATCTTTTGCTTATTGCTTTTTAATTCGATTATCAATGGGTCTCAGTTTGGGATGATCAACCGATATGAATATCTTTGCAGGTCAAAAGTAAATGTCCTGGCCAGGGATATTGCCAGTGTTTTGGGGTCGTTGTTACAGTTGTTTGCAGTCTGGAAAAAATTACCTACTTATGTTCTCGCCATCATCGTGCTGATTACGACGATCCAGAATTTGTTTTTGTTGTTTTTCCTTTACCACCGTGATTTTGGGATAACGGCATGGGGCGCTACCGATTTTGTCCTGATATGGGATATGGTCAAGGAAAGCATCCCTTTGGGTATTGCAGCCTCATGCGCTGTCATTTATTCAAAGAGCGATACCGTAATGATTGGTGCAATGTTAACAAAAGCTGATGTAGGCGTTTATTCAATTGCATTGAAACTAATAAGTGTCGTTCAGATAGCCCTTTCCCCAATCAGGGAGTCAGTCTATCCTGGTTTGATTCGTCTGTATCATACGGATAAAAAACGGTATGAGCAAAGATACATCCAAATAACCGCGACATTGACATGGATTTTTATTTTTGGTGCGGCTTTGTCTTTTTATATATTGCCTAAACTCATGTTCTTGATGAATCGTGAATATGAGGCTGCTTTGCCCATCTATAAAATCTATATTATAGGTTCATTTTTTATGTATAACGCTGCATTACGTGCTGGACATTTTACCCTGATACACCGAGGGAGAATACTTATGTATTCACAGCTTTTTAGTGTTTTAATTAACTTAATCCTGAATTATTGGTTAATTAGAAGCAAAGGACTTATGGGTGCTGCAATTGCTACCGCAATTACGCAAGCCCTTTCATTAATGTTCTTCAATCTGTTTTTCAAAAAGGATGGATGGCAGGTTTTTAAGCTTCAGCTTTTAGGGATGAATCCTGTATATATTTTTTCAAAAGTCATATTTAAAACCTAA
- a CDS encoding N-acylneuraminate cytidylyltransferase, translated as MNVAFIPVRGGSKSIPLKNIKLLNGKPLVYWAVRAACGCRYIDRVFVSTDSRIIRDTVEKFAKEEGSSFSKVEVIDRSEKTACDSASTESAMLEFAGNYDFSTIVLVQATSPLLTSSDLDKGFEAFRVGGVDSVLSVVRQKRFNWEVDAEGFAQPTNYDVFHRPRRQEFDGYLVENGAFYITSKNDLLRTRNRVSGHIKPVEMNEDSFFEIDEPSDWGIIEALMKKQQQTREQLPVIKMFLTDCDGCLTDGGMYYSEKGDELKKFNTKDGMGFQLLREHGVLTGMITGEDVSLNERRGEKLKLDVYEPHCQNKAAVISRLCEKFSIEPENVVFIGDDINDLEAVKMVGLGCCPSDAEQPVREVAKYITKAKGGEGVIREVVDKILGYNLNT; from the coding sequence ATGAATGTGGCATTTATCCCGGTAAGAGGTGGGAGCAAATCAATCCCGCTGAAGAACATCAAATTACTCAATGGCAAACCTTTGGTATATTGGGCTGTAAGGGCGGCTTGTGGTTGTAGATATATTGATCGGGTCTTTGTTTCAACCGACAGCAGGATTATCAGGGATACCGTTGAAAAGTTTGCAAAAGAGGAAGGGTCTTCCTTTTCGAAAGTTGAGGTGATAGACAGATCAGAAAAAACGGCTTGTGATTCTGCATCGACTGAGTCCGCCATGCTCGAATTTGCAGGGAATTATGATTTTAGTACAATCGTTCTTGTTCAAGCCACCTCTCCATTACTTACAAGCTCTGATCTTGACAAAGGTTTTGAAGCCTTTAGGGTGGGAGGTGTCGACAGCGTCCTGTCCGTCGTCAGACAAAAAAGATTCAATTGGGAAGTAGATGCGGAAGGATTCGCTCAACCTACAAATTATGACGTATTTCATCGTCCACGCAGGCAGGAATTTGATGGATATCTTGTAGAGAATGGAGCATTCTACATAACATCAAAAAATGATTTGTTGCGGACAAGAAACAGGGTTTCGGGGCATATCAAACCTGTTGAGATGAATGAGGATTCTTTTTTTGAAATTGATGAACCTTCTGACTGGGGGATCATCGAAGCGCTGATGAAAAAGCAACAACAAACCAGGGAGCAATTGCCGGTCATCAAGATGTTCCTTACGGATTGTGACGGTTGCCTTACGGATGGTGGGATGTACTACTCCGAGAAAGGTGATGAACTCAAAAAGTTCAATACAAAAGATGGCATGGGATTCCAACTTTTGAGGGAACATGGAGTCTTGACCGGTATGATTACAGGTGAAGATGTATCACTCAATGAAAGGAGAGGAGAAAAGCTCAAGCTTGATGTCTATGAACCTCATTGCCAAAACAAGGCAGCTGTGATTTCAAGGCTCTGTGAGAAATTCAGCATAGAACCGGAAAATGTGGTTTTCATTGGTGATGATATCAACGACCTTGAGGCCGTCAAAATGGTTGGATTGGGATGTTGCCCAAGTGATGCGGAACAACCTGTCAGAGAGGTCGCCAAATACATAACCAAAGCAAAGGGTGGGGAAGGTGTTATCCGTGAGGTTGTGGATAAAATCCTTGGATATAATTTGAATACATGA
- a CDS encoding N-acetylneuraminate synthase family protein — MLQYNKPFVIAEAGCNHMGSMEIAHEMIETAAYFCKVDAIKFQKRCPKELLTPEQYNAPHPNPENSFGKTYGEHREFLEFTLEQHAQLKAWCEDAGIIYSTSVWDLTSAKEITSLHPQFIKIPSACNTNSPMLKWLCENYQGEIQLSFGMTTHDEEESIVRLFEDYGRAKDLIIYDCTSGYPVPFKDVCLLEISRLQKSYGNRVKAIGFSGHHLGIAVDVAAYTLGATYIERHYTLDRTWKGTDQAASLEPDGMRKLKRNLLAVYDALQFKQEEILPIEQVQRKKLKYRVH, encoded by the coding sequence ATGTTGCAATACAATAAACCCTTTGTAATCGCGGAAGCGGGCTGTAATCATATGGGGAGTATGGAGATCGCCCATGAGATGATTGAGACTGCTGCATATTTCTGTAAGGTTGATGCCATCAAATTCCAGAAAAGATGTCCCAAGGAATTGCTGACGCCCGAACAGTACAACGCACCGCATCCGAATCCAGAAAACTCTTTCGGGAAGACGTATGGGGAACATAGGGAATTTTTGGAGTTCACCCTCGAGCAACATGCGCAACTGAAAGCTTGGTGCGAGGATGCCGGCATTATCTATTCGACGTCCGTTTGGGATTTGACAAGTGCAAAGGAAATAACCTCTTTGCATCCCCAATTCATCAAAATCCCTTCTGCCTGCAATACCAATTCTCCCATGCTCAAATGGTTGTGTGAAAACTACCAAGGGGAAATACAGCTGTCCTTCGGTATGACGACTCATGACGAAGAAGAATCAATCGTAAGGCTGTTCGAGGATTATGGGCGAGCAAAAGATCTTATCATTTATGATTGCACATCCGGGTATCCTGTCCCATTCAAGGACGTTTGTCTGTTGGAGATCTCCCGTTTGCAGAAATCTTATGGTAACAGGGTAAAGGCGATAGGTTTTTCTGGACACCATTTAGGGATTGCTGTTGATGTGGCAGCATATACTTTGGGAGCGACTTACATTGAACGCCATTATACATTGGACCGGACATGGAAAGGGACAGATCAGGCTGCATCATTGGAACCTGACGGGATGCGAAAACTGAAGAGGAATCTTTTGGCTGTCTATGATGCGTTACAGTTCAAGCAGGAAGAAATATTGCCGATTGAGCAAGTCCAAAGAAAGAAACTGAAATACAGGGTGCACTAA
- a CDS encoding glycosyltransferase: protein MTDTIGGIETYLYSQYQYFDRTQIHCDFINDKKYASLAYEQEFVQLGAGIVRMNANFSHNPLKFLQEFKTLLKEKKYDAIIANATLYSLKQGCEMLVAKQVGIPVRVFHSHIANGKKNGKTLVGWLVENPFCAGNCGKILTNRWACSNIAGKYFFHNKPFQLIHNSIDIQKFSFSSEVRDRVRGGLGLSPSRIVLGNVGRLHYPKNQRFLISVLQECLSKGLDVELWFIGAYQQKWKEYQEVKKNIQRLGVQDRVRFWGQRQDVQDLLMGMDVFLLPSLFEGFPIVGLEAQCAGLPCIFNSSITDEIKICDTVHFLPVSNGSLRWAEEVVRLLHASSQRKNESQVLFQNGYTNQQNVKSVQTAITQALKKRTEDVVKKRE from the coding sequence ATGACCGATACCATTGGAGGTATTGAGACATACCTGTATTCCCAATATCAGTATTTCGATCGTACCCAAATCCATTGTGATTTTATCAATGACAAGAAGTATGCATCATTGGCATATGAACAAGAATTTGTACAGTTGGGAGCGGGTATCGTCCGCATGAATGCGAATTTCTCCCATAATCCTTTGAAATTCTTGCAAGAGTTCAAGACGCTTCTCAAAGAGAAGAAGTATGATGCCATTATTGCCAATGCCACGTTGTATTCCCTCAAACAAGGCTGTGAAATGCTTGTTGCGAAACAGGTTGGTATTCCCGTGCGAGTGTTTCATTCCCACATTGCCAATGGGAAGAAAAATGGAAAGACATTGGTGGGGTGGTTGGTAGAGAATCCTTTTTGCGCTGGCAATTGCGGAAAGATACTCACAAATCGGTGGGCCTGTTCAAATATTGCGGGAAAGTATTTTTTTCACAACAAGCCATTTCAATTGATCCATAACAGTATCGATATTCAAAAGTTTTCTTTTTCCTCAGAAGTTCGTGATCGTGTTCGTGGCGGTTTAGGGCTTTCCCCATCCCGAATTGTGTTGGGGAATGTCGGGAGATTGCATTATCCAAAAAATCAACGTTTCCTTATTTCTGTTCTTCAAGAGTGTCTTTCAAAGGGATTGGATGTGGAATTATGGTTCATTGGCGCGTATCAACAAAAATGGAAAGAATACCAGGAAGTCAAGAAAAACATCCAACGATTGGGTGTCCAGGATCGTGTCAGATTTTGGGGACAACGCCAAGATGTACAGGATTTATTGATGGGAATGGATGTGTTCTTGTTGCCCAGTCTCTTTGAGGGATTCCCCATCGTTGGCTTGGAAGCGCAGTGTGCAGGACTCCCTTGTATTTTCAATTCATCGATTACCGATGAAATCAAAATATGCGATACAGTTCACTTCCTTCCTGTCTCAAACGGTTCACTACGATGGGCTGAAGAAGTGGTACGACTCCTCCATGCATCATCGCAAAGAAAAAATGAATCGCAGGTATTGTTTCAGAATGGATATACAAATCAACAAAATGTTAAGAGTGTACAGACAGCTATAACTCAAGCTCTGAAAAAACGAACAGAAGATGTGGTTAAAAAAAGAGAGTAA
- a CDS encoding glycosyltransferase family 4 protein, which produces MADKDRGRLKNWAGRHFVSMAPMLLSPSKANDHVLVTLGAKLETIKRYSFASYSEKQVLSQCVTPKEREEACKTLGLVPGRYVVSVAQLIELKNPLGLLHAWKRVSSPEEMLLLIGRGPLEIQVAKMIARDRLHNVRLIPFVAPTQIPLYYRASLFSVLFSHQDAWGLVISESLANGTPVIATDACYAATELLQNDSNGQVIADDETQLEAALRTMLKKSPKELAAMSASALQSVKTYTVEQMAKEHVAIFEGFLRGEGR; this is translated from the coding sequence TTGGCAGACAAGGACAGGGGGAGACTGAAGAATTGGGCTGGTCGCCATTTTGTGTCCATGGCACCGATGTTGTTGTCTCCCTCGAAGGCGAATGATCATGTGTTGGTTACGCTCGGAGCGAAGCTGGAAACAATCAAAAGATATTCGTTCGCCAGTTATTCGGAAAAGCAGGTACTCTCACAGTGCGTGACCCCAAAAGAACGGGAAGAGGCGTGCAAGACGCTTGGCCTTGTCCCTGGTCGCTATGTGGTGTCTGTCGCCCAGTTGATCGAACTGAAAAATCCGTTAGGTTTGTTGCACGCATGGAAACGAGTCTCCTCTCCAGAAGAAATGCTTCTCCTCATTGGAAGAGGTCCATTGGAAATCCAGGTAGCCAAAATGATTGCTCGGGATAGGTTGCATAATGTACGTTTGATCCCATTTGTTGCTCCCACGCAAATTCCTTTGTATTATCGCGCTTCACTTTTTTCCGTTTTGTTTTCCCATCAGGACGCGTGGGGCCTGGTTATTTCCGAGTCGCTTGCCAATGGAACACCAGTCATCGCCACGGATGCGTGTTATGCCGCGACGGAGCTTCTGCAAAACGATTCCAACGGACAGGTGATCGCTGACGACGAAACTCAGTTGGAGGCAGCCTTGCGGACGATGTTGAAGAAGTCACCAAAGGAACTTGCCGCGATGTCCGCTTCCGCGTTGCAGTCTGTCAAAACCTATACGGTGGAACAGATGGCGAAGGAACATGTGGCAATCTTTGAGGGGTTTCTGCGGGGGGAGGGAAGATGA
- a CDS encoding glycosyltransferase family 4 protein, which yields MSRFIINGKFLSQRMTGVQRFAYELVSALDGQLTTNDGVSLAVPSSVSETQIPNLHAIAVARVGSHHGVRWEQCDFPSYCHAQHAIPVNLCNAAPLRNPGIVCIHDVKVKRFPEYFTWKFRLWYDLLFSRIARKAVLVLTVSEFSKKEIEATLHIPERKIVVVPNAWQHLEHIVPSDDVLSRYHVLDKGFFFMLGSLDPNKNLAWLVKEAQRNPQETFLVSGSIDRKVFAKSAAMASLPSNVTFLGYASDEDVKGLMTHCKALVFPSFYEGFGVPPLEALRVGSPIIVSDIPVLREIYHEAAIYIDPHRTDYVLEELLATNTTGADKVLASYDWKISAGLLKDVLEREGKP from the coding sequence GTGAGTCGGTTCATCATCAACGGAAAATTCCTTTCGCAACGGATGACGGGGGTGCAACGGTTCGCCTATGAACTGGTCTCTGCGTTGGATGGTCAGCTGACGACGAATGATGGCGTCTCGCTGGCTGTGCCGTCGTCTGTTTCGGAAACCCAGATACCCAACCTTCATGCGATCGCCGTGGCGCGTGTCGGTTCCCACCACGGAGTGCGATGGGAGCAGTGTGACTTCCCCTCGTATTGCCATGCACAGCACGCCATACCGGTAAACCTGTGCAACGCCGCGCCGCTTCGTAATCCAGGCATCGTCTGCATCCATGATGTCAAAGTGAAACGGTTTCCCGAATATTTCACCTGGAAGTTCCGGCTCTGGTATGACCTGCTGTTTTCCCGTATCGCCCGAAAAGCCGTTCTGGTGTTGACTGTCTCCGAGTTTTCCAAGAAGGAGATCGAAGCAACCCTCCATATCCCGGAGAGGAAGATCGTGGTGGTTCCCAACGCGTGGCAGCATCTGGAGCACATCGTTCCCTCAGATGATGTGCTCTCCCGATACCATGTCTTGGACAAAGGGTTCTTCTTCATGCTGGGAAGCCTGGATCCCAACAAGAATCTTGCGTGGTTGGTCAAGGAAGCTCAGCGGAATCCCCAAGAGACGTTCTTGGTGTCGGGGAGCATTGACCGGAAGGTGTTCGCCAAAAGCGCCGCGATGGCTTCGTTGCCTTCCAATGTGACGTTCCTAGGCTATGCCTCGGATGAAGACGTCAAGGGGTTGATGACTCATTGCAAGGCGCTGGTGTTTCCCTCCTTCTATGAAGGATTCGGAGTCCCACCCTTGGAAGCGTTGCGGGTCGGTTCTCCCATCATCGTTTCGGATATCCCGGTGCTCCGGGAAATCTACCATGAGGCCGCGATTTACATTGATCCCCATCGGACGGATTACGTGTTGGAGGAGCTTCTCGCCACCAATACAACAGGGGCGGACAAGGTACTGGCTTCGTATGATTGGAAGATATCGGCGGGACTTCTGAAGGATGTGTTGGAAAGAGAGGGGAAACCATGA